From Curtobacterium sp. MCBA15_012:
TTCCTCACGTGCTGATAGCGGCACAAGCGGCACTGCAGCCGAGCTCAGGTTTCGTCTTTCGAGCGCTGGAAGGTCTCGGGGTGCGGTCAGGAGTGAGCGTCCGCGCGGGGACAAGTCGGGGCGGCCGGAGCGGAGCAATCCGCTCCGGCGCGCCAGGTCAGTATCTGTTTTTGGGTCAGGAGTGGGCGGTACCGAGAGCGATGTCGCGCGCGTCTCGGAGGACGGCGGCGCTGTGATGGAGTCCGGCGAGCTCCTCGTCGGTGAACCGGGGCAGGATCGTCCGCACAACGCCTCCGGCGCCGAGGATCGAGGGCAGTGCCAACGTGACGTCGTAGTCGGACTGGTAGGAAGCGACGGGGAAGACCGCGTTCTCGTCCGTGACGATCGCTTCGGCGAGGCGCCCAACGACGGCGCCGATGCCGTGTTGGCTCGCGCCGATGCCCTCGATGATGGTGATGTTGCCGAAACGGACATCGGACTCGATCTGGTTCTGGATCGCTTTCGGCACGCCCCCGAGCCGGCGGAATTCGTCCAAGACAGGTGCGCCGCCGACGGTTGCGGTGGACCACAGCACCACGCTTGAGGTGCCGTGCTCTCCCACGACGCTTGCCTGCACGTCCCGGGCATGTACCCCGAGGTGCAACGCGATGTGATGACGAAGGCGCAACGAGTCGATGACGGTTCCCGCAGACACGATGTTCGTCGTCGGCGCCAACGCCCGGGCAAGATCCGCCAGCGGGTCGGGCGGATCTGTCACGACGAGCAGCGTCGCCTCCGGGGCCGCATGCGTCGCGGCCGGGATCATTTCCCGATACGCCTTCGCGTTCACTGGAATCAGATTGAGCCGTCCCTTCGGGTCGTTGCGATCCGTCGCGCCCCCGTTCTTCTCGTTCACTCCTGCGGTCACGATCACCAGAGACGCACCCTCAAGTTGGTCGTAGCCGCCTGCCCGGACGCTCGACAGAGACGACAACGCTGCAACATAGGTCATGTCCTCCGCCAGACCCGCAGCTTTCTTCTCGTCCCGGTCGACGATCACGACGTCGGGGCTGACCCCGCCTGTTCGGACCAGAGCCGAGATGGTAGCGGCACCGACAGAGCCAGCCCCAATGACACCAATTTTCATCAAAATCTCCTCAACGCCTCGATGTTTCAAAAGATACGCGAATGCTGTTGCGCTGGTTCCTCCCGTGGTTCGGATGGTCGACCGGGAACGTCGTTGAGGCGGGGCACTTGCTCGGGGTGCACCGAGAGACGTGCTGTTCGAGAGAGGCCGGCGCCAGCCTGAACGTGTACACAAGCACCCGCTTCCAGACACTTGTTTGGGCCGGGAAGTGGTGGGTGGGGTGTACTTACGCAGCAGTCCGGCGGCAGGGGCGCGAACCAGGCCCGCTGCAGCCGCTGAACTAGGCGTAAAAGTACGCATGCTGGGCGCAGCTAGAGACGACGTTACCGGACGGACGTTGTCTGGTGGAAGCGCTTCAAGCCGCGGGTGTCGACGTTCCCGGCATCGACCACGCCAGCTCTCCAAGGCGTACTGCGCTCGTCACGGTTCACGGTTCACGGTTCACGGTTCACGGTTCACGGTAGAGGAGACGATCAGTTCGCCCTCGGCGCGAGCGCAAGCAACAATGTTGGATTCGACTTCTCATTCCCCATTCTCAGTTCGGCAGATTCCATCGGAGGTCGTACCCGGTGTCGGCCAAGAACCACAGCTGGCTCCGGACTTCTTCCAGCGCTTTCGTGTCGTCGTCGTTGCGCATGTCGGCGCGGAGGAGCGTGTTGGCGGTGATGATGTCGTCGGTTCGGTCGCTGTAGCCGGCGTGGGTGGCTGTGAGGCTGATGGTGGGGTCGGCGGGGAGGATCAGTTCGGTGCCGGAGTAGCCGACGGTGTCGGGTTCGAACCCGAGGGTCGCCATGTCGAGTTCGTGTTCGGTGAAGGCGACGAGCCGATACGGCATGTCCCGCTTGGTGATGAGCGGGTAGCCGGGCAGTTCCGAGATGGCGCGTCCGGAGATACGGCACCCGGCACTGATGAGCCGCTCTGCCTGTTCAGGAAGTGGCAGGTCGGATGTCCACTGGGTGCGGACGCCGCCTGGTCCGGGGTAGCAGGCGATGGCGAAGTCGACGAGGCCGCCGACCTTCCGTGATTCCCATCCGATGTCTGTGCGGTGAACGCGTTTCCCGAGGCGTGCGAGCGCGTCATCGACCTGCCCCGCGGTGAGTCCGGCGCGAACCATCTTGTCGAACGTGGCGCCGTTGACGGCGAGTATTCGTGCGACCGCGAAGGTGACGTAGATCGGCGCGGCGTCCTTCCACCGCTCGAGCACACCCAGGACCTGCTTTCCGTCGACCCACACCCGCCGCCGGTCCACGTCGACGAGCAGCACGGTCTCGGTCTGCTCCGCGAGAGCGATCTGCGTCGTCGTCACCGTCCGTGGCGCCAGCAGCAGCAATTCCACGGCTGCTTCTGCCTCGGCGCGTGGTCGTTGCGTCAGCGTTGGGAAACGTGCGCGGCGACCGTCGGCGAGGCGGATCGTGTCCTGCGACTCCACGACCGCGGGCAGGCCAGCAAGCTTCAGGACCGCGAGAGCGCCAGTGAGGTCGGTGGTGTCGCCGAGCCCGTACGGCATCGTGATCTGCGGCCGGCCGGCGTAGGCGGCAGTGACCCATTCGAGAGCGGGCCCCATCAGCTGCGTTCCTCCCGCGTGTCGGGTCGGATGAGCGCCATCAACCAACTGGCTTCGGTGAGGAACGGTTCCCACCCGTCCCGAGGGTCCCCGTGCGCGGGTTCGACCCGGTACGTGGCGGCGTCGCCTGAGCCGGACACGATGACCCGTCGCAGTTCAGCCTCGGATGTGTCGCGGAAAAAGAGATGCCCGTGGACGCCGTGCATGTCGAAGGCGACGCTGATGAGGAACAGGTCCGGCCGGCGGGTCACTGCCGCCACCGCCGTCCGCGGAACAGGGCGACGATCGTCGCGAGCGGCCGGCCCTGCAACATCCAGGTCAACGGTGTCAGCGGCTCATCCTCGATGGTGAGGAAGCGGCGGGGTGTGGTCATGAACTCGGTCATCGCCGCCGCGTCGAGCAGCGGCTGCGGTGCCGCCGCGTAGAGGACGTCGAGGCCTGGCAGCAGCGATGACGGGTCGCCGAACTCGGGGAGCACGGGCTTGACGAGTTGCCAGTCGGGGATGCGTTCTTCGCCCCCGAGGTCGAAGCTCGTCAGCCGGTTCGCCTCGAACAGCTCACCGACCTCCTCAATGCTCACCTGCAGCGCGGCGGCGACTTCTGGCTCGGTGAGAGTTGTGTTGAGGAGGTTCCGGCGGATGCGGGCCCGCGTGGTCTGCCACCAGTCCTCAGACACGTCCGCCGGACCAACAGCGCTGTGGTCGGGTTGGCGGGGGATCTGTCGGCCTTCGTCGGCGTACGCGGACAGCTGTTCGCGGGTGACTTCACCGCGGGCGTACATCCACAACTGCGACTGCCACGGCATGTCGTCCGGGAACCCTTCCAAGTAGCCGGAGTGGATCACCGCCCGGACGGCTTTCTCCCGCTTCGCGATCTCGGATGCGGGGATGAGGAGGGTCTGCACGATACGGTTCGCTTCCCGCACCGCCGGCACGTTTAGGTCCGACAGGACCGTGTTGGTTTTGTCGTAGAGCTCGTACCCGGGCTCGACGTCGATGGGGCGGACGAGGATCTGCGCCAGGTGCGCGTCCGGGTTCTCGGTGTCCTCGAGGAGCACGTGCCCCCAGAGGATCCGGTCGTTTGACAGGTGCATGGACACCAGACGCATCATCAGCAACTACCTCCAAAGGTCGGGCGTGAGCAGAGCGGATCAGAGCTGCGGAAAGTCAGTGGACGTGCGGCCGATACGTTCCGGTGTGTAGCGGAGGAGGAACCGCATGATCCGGTCCGCTTCGACCATCGCCGGCCACGTCGGGTCCTGACCGTCCGGGTCGACGTTGGTGAGCCGGAACCAGGGCGGCTCGTCGGCATGATCGATGAGCACCGTGGACGGTGGCGCGTCGGGGTGGTCGGGGTCGGTGAACATGACGGAGCCGAAGAACCGGGTGTCGTCGTACGCCAACGTCAGCGACAGCAGCTGCAGCATCAGCCCACCCCGCCCTTACCGCTACCGCTGCCGTTATCGCTGCCGGGGTGCCAGCGGAGGTCGTGGGCGAGGTCGGATCGGAAGTGCAGCAGCTGCCGCAGCCCGGTGACCGCGTCCGTGTTCGCGGTCACCCAGCTGTCCTCGTAGAGGACGTGCGCGGTGATGAAGTCGTCTGTGCAGCATCCCTCCGCGCCGGTGAGGATCGTGGTGTCCTGCGGGATGACGACCGACACCGTTGCGTCGTCTACTGTCGCGGGCTCATACCCGAGCGCGGCCATGTCGGGGTGCTGGGCGAAGAACGCGGTCAACCGGTCCGGCGGGACGAGGACGCCGGACTGCTGCGCCGCCCACCGGTCCGACATCACCCCACCCACCCCGATCAGCTGGTCAGCCTGCGCGTCGATGGTGTCGTCACGCCGCCAGCAGGTCCGGACCCCGCCATACCCCGGATACGCCGCGAGTGCCCAGTCGACCAGCGCGGGCCCATCCGTGGCTTCCCATCCGATGGGCGTATCGAACACGTGCGAACCGAGGGTCGGCAGCGCGGTGCGGACCTCGCCCATTGAGATGCCGGTGCGGTCCGCGATAGCGCGCGTGCCGCCGCCGTGCATGACGATGCTGCGGGCGATCGCGAACACAGTCTTCCAACCTGGGGTCGCTTCCCGCTGCATCGACGTGCCGTGCACCTGCCGGCCGTCCGCCCAGACCCACCCCCGTTTGCCGTTCACCACCACCAGGTCCGGGTATCGGCGCACCAGCGACAGCACTCCACCCTCGGACCCGCCAGGCAGCAGGATCACATCGTCAACACGCCCGCCAGCACCGCCGTCAATGACGGTGGTGGTCGGGTCCGGGGTGGCGAGGAACGCCGTCCGGCCGTCGTCGAATCGGAGCCGGTCGAACGCTTCGATGCGGGCCGGCATACCGGCAGCAGCGAGAGCTGTGAGCGTCTGGGTGACGTCAATCGTGTAGGCAAGCCCGAACGGCAACGACAGGATCGTCTGCTCGTGGCGGATGTTCTGCACCCATCGCCGGTCAGACATCAGCCGGCCCAACCGCTTCCGGTCCACGGCCCACGGCGCGCAGCTCGGAAAGCACCGCGAGCACCTGCGTCGCTGCTTCCAGGAGTGGGTCCGTAGGGTCCGTCAACGGTGCTCCGTTGAGCAGCGTGAACGCCGACCCGTCCTCTGTTGTGCGGACGTTGACGGTCCGTTGCAGGATCTCTGGTCCGGTGGAGTTCGTGAACGTCATCCCCGCCAACGTGGGCCAGATGACAGCGTCGAACTGCGCCGACAACGACAGCAGCCGCAACGGCACCGGCTCGAACTGCGGCGCCCCACGCTCACCCATCGCCAGCCAACTGTGGGTCGTCCTCCGACAGCCGCTCCAGCCCGAGCCCGGATGCGTCGAGGATCGCGTTCTCAGACTCCTCGGTAGCGACGAACGAACCGATCTGCGCATTGACCGCGACAAGAGTCCCTATCCGACTCCGCGCATCCAACGCCACCGCGGCGACCTCCTCAGCAGTGCAGTCGGACGTCAGCTCCGGCTTCGACGGGTGCAGCGCGGGGAACTCGAGCTGCTGCACGGGCGGATGCCACTTCACCCCGACGCGGAGGACTCGGCCGTCGGTGTTGTTGCGGTAGAACATTGATCCGAAGGGATGACCCTGGTCGAGAGTGAGGTCCGCGCCGTAGAGCGTCCAACCGTCGGCCGCATACGACGGGTCCCACCGCTGCACCGTGAGAGCGCCGACCCCCATCTTCAGACCTGCGATGAATGCTTCGTCGGCTTGGACCTCGACGAAGAATTCCCGAAGGTGCGGCGGAACTTCGTGCCGGAAAGATGACAGTGGCACGCGCTGGACTGTTCGTCCCGAGGTTCTCTGGCTCTCGGCGCCGGCAGGGTCAGCTTCATCGGTCATCGAAACGCCTCCTAACCACGAAGCGGCTGCGCCCACTGCATCTCGCCGCCAGACGCTCATAGTAACGAGCGCTCACGGGGGTGTCTAGAGGGAGTTGCGCGATTCTCGCCGTCGTCTCCAAGCCCCAGCGTCTTCCACTGAAACCGGATCGATCCGCGCATACGGTCGACGCCGCCGCACCCTGCTCCGGCAGAACGGACCGATGATGAACTCGACACGCTTTGCTTCCGCCGCGGACGAAACGGAGATCGCAACGATCACCGACGACCTCGAAGTGCGCATCAACGAACGACCCACCGTCACCATCGTCAGCTGCACCGGGACCGCCACACTCGACTACGACGACACCGTCGACGTTGTCGCCGCGCTCACCGAAGCGCTCACCATCCTCCATGATCGCGGAGCAGGCACGGCGTATCCGGACGATGAGACGCGACAGTAGACGCGGATCGCCACTGCCGTCCGCCGCATATGAATGAACCGTGACAAATCATCTCGCCCTCTTCGACGAGCGTCCCTCAACGCCCGACGCTGACCCGAGAGAACATGCGGCGCGCCTTCCAGCTCGTGATGCCAGGCCGCGCGCCGGTCGGTGCGCGGCGAGGGATCCCGGCTCGGCGCTGGTGGTGATGTGCGCGGTTCTGGTATCCCTGGCTCCGCTGGCCGCCATCGAAGCGATGCTTGCGGGGCTGCTTGTCGGCTCAGCCCGCGATCCGGAACTCGTTTGGTCTGCGATGCCGCTGACGTTCCTGCCCTGCGTCGCGGGGGCAGTCGCTCTCCGTTCCGGAGCCGGCGGATTGCGCTGGTGGTGGGTGCTGCCCTCGGTGATTCTAGGAGCGCTCGGGCTCACTTTGCTTTCACGGACGTTCTTCGGCTGACACAAGAGCGCCGCATCCTTTGAAAAGGCGGACGAAATCGGCTGGCTCTGCTTCCCCGACCGCTACCACATCGGTGCGCAAGCGAGGATCACCGTCGGGCGCGGAAGGGCGCCGCGAAACCCGGAGTGGAGGTCCTCGCCTGCGAGATCCAGCCGGCGCCCGCTGCGAGTCCGCCGAAGACAACTTGGTCGTGGTGATTCGAGGCCGACCTGTTAGGCCGCGCCGGCGCCACGGTCGTAGATGCGTTTGTCACGCAGGGCGCGCTGCACGTCCGAATCGGTCAGCGGGAGCAGGCCGTGATCCTTCGGCGCCTGCGATGAGCCCGGTTCCGGGCGCAGGCACAAGTAGATTTCTCGTATCTCGGGCCAGTCAGCTACTAACCCAAGCCGTGCTGCGCGGTGCAGCACGTGCAGCGTGCCCCTCGGTTTGAATCCGTGCTGACGAGCAAGGAGCTGACCTCCTCCGTCGTCGATGAGGACGATCACCCGCTCCCCGCGATTCCGCCGCGCCAGAGCGTGAGCGACGACCATCCGTTCGCCGATGTCCTTCGCGCGGGCTGGCTGGCGTTCGTGAGGCATTCCGAGGATCGCGGAGACGTAGCGGTCCACGTCAGGATCGACCCCTGAACGAGAGTCTAGTTCTGCGATGTGCCCGTTTCTCAGCGCCCAATCGAGTGCCCGATCCAACCCGCGGAATCGTCCGTCCTCCTCGGTTTTGTCCCGAATCTCCTGGACGACATCTGCCGGCATGGCCAGAGAAGCGGTGACGCTGCGCAACGTGTCCAGCACGTCGGCGGCCGCCTCGGAACGACGTTCTCCCACTCCGACGGCCTCGCCCTCTGGGAGAAAGCGCCCAACGCCAAGAACTTCCACGTCATCGACGGGGCGGGGCACTACGAGATGTACGACGAGCCCAAGTACGTCAACGAAGCCGTCGAGACCCTCGACGTCTTCTTCCGGGAGCACCTCGCCAGCTGAATCTCTCGACAGTGTGCGCTGTCGCTCATGACTCTCGTTAAGTAGCCGATCCGCTACCGGGCGGCGTCGTTCAGGAGGCGCGATCCAGTGCGGCCATGCTCGCTCGGTCAAGGACGACGTCGCTCACGGCGAGGTTTGCTTCGAGATGTGCGGGGTTCGCTGTGCCAGAGATCACGAAGGTGTTGGGTGCGTGATGCAGAAGCCACGCCAGGCCGATCTGAGCGGGTGACCATCCCGACGCCTCTGCGATAGCCCGTACAACCTGCTGGTCGGTGACTCGCGGTTGGCCTGGGTGGCGATTTCCGAGCGGGAAAAACGGCACCCATGCGACGCCTTCGTCGCGACAGAGTTCGAGCATCGGCTCGTCCCTACGTTCGAGCAGGCTGTAGGAGTTCTGAACGCAAGCAATACCGAGAGGGAGGGCGTGCTGCAACTCGTCGAACGTGACGTTGCTCAGTCCGATCGCACCGATCTTGCCAGCGTCCCGGAGATCGCGCAGTGCAGCAAGCTGCGCATCGAGATCCACTCGTTGTTCCGCGGGGACCTCCGGATTGACCCCAGGTCGGCGGAGGTTCATCACACCGATCTGCTCGACTCCCAACGTGGTGAGTTGTGTCTCCACGCTGGCCGTGATCTGGTTCGGCTGCTGCGCCAGCACCATTCCACCGGCGGGGTTCGGGTCGGCGCCGATCTTGCTGGCGATAAGGACACCGTCGGACGGACGGATGGCGTCGTGCAGGATCTGGTTCACGGCTCCGCCGCCGTAGAACTCCGCGGTGTCGACATGGTCGACGCCCAGCTCGATCGCACGCCGAACGAGCGCGACACCCTGGGCGCGATCTTCTGTAAGCCGGGCGAGTTCCATCGCGCCGTAACCGATCCGAGCAACAGCGCGGCCACCGAGGCTGCCGACCCCTCCCGGCCGCTTCGTTGCATCGCTGCGTGAGGGTGTGTTCGTGCCAGTCATGAAACGCCGCCTTCATCTACCATAGGGTTATCGGAGGGCACTCCGGTAACACGACCGTAGCACTACCGGAGGGACCTCCGTTATGGCCTTGTCACGTCCAGTCCGACGCCCTGTTGGTGGGTTGCCGGTGCGAGCGCACGCCATCCAGAACAGGGCACGGTTGATCACTGTCGCGCGGGCAGCCTTCACGGCAGGAGAGGTGGTGTCACTTGAGCGGATCGCCCGCGAGGCGAACGTCGGAATCGGCACGCTGTACCGACACTTTCCAACTCGGGAGGCTCTCGTCGTCGCTGTTTACAGCGAGGAACTGGACGCGGTCACCAGCTCAGCGGCCGGCCTCCTCGAGAAGAGTTCCGCCGCGGATGCTCTTGTGGCGTGGGCGCGACGATATGCCGATCTCGTCTTCGCCAAGAGGGAGATTCGGGACGTCCTCGTGGTCGCGGCGACCACTGAGGCTGGTGGCGTGCCGTCAGCGAGAGAACGAGTCACCGCCGTAATCGACGCCATCCTCACAGCAGGACGGGTCGACGGGACGCTCCGCGATGACGTTGACACCAGTGACGTCGTTGCGCTGCTGCTTGGCGCGGTACTCGCCTCAGCGGCGATTAGCTCTCCAGAACCCCTGCATCGGCGGTTCGTCCTGATTTGCGAAGCCGTCACAATCCATCGCGCATCGAGCGCCACCTCAGCACCCTGAAGCCCGCGCACCGCGGAGAGGGCCAGTCTCGATAGACGAACGTCTATCGAGACGTCCAAGAACACCGGGCGGCGCCTGTGATCTGCTCGGCCCATGGCCGAGCCCTCACCGGTCGCTCGGTTGAACGACGCGGGCGAGGGGCCTGTTCTGGATTGCTCTAGTGCCGATCGGCCGATGGGCGGACGGCGAGGTTGGAGGTGGTGTGCCCTCCGTCGACAGCCAGTGTCTGCCCGGTGATGAACGCGGCGGCCGAGCTCAGGAGGAACACCACTGCGTCGCCGACCTCGTCGCCGGTCCCGGTGCGGCCCAGGGGAACCGTTGCTCGGTACGTCTCGAACAGGACGCCGTCGCTGTGGGCGATTTCGGTCGCCTCGGTGCGGGTCAGACCGGGCCGGACACCGTTCACACGGATGTTGCGGGGGCCGAGCTCTGCTGCCAACGCGCGAGTGGCCGCGTCGAGTGCTCCCTTGGCTGCCGCGTAGAGCGCCGTTGCCGGGCTGCCGACAGCAGACAGTGTCGACGAGACGTTGACGATGCTCCCGCCGTCACGCATTACCGGCGCGGCCGCGCCGGACAGCAGCAGCGGTGCGCGGACGTCGAGTGACATCGTCGCGTCGATGTCACTCGCGCTGATCCGCTCGATCGGTGCGAAGTGCGCGGTGCCCGCGTTGTTGACCAACCCGTCGACCCGTCCGTGGCGTTCCAGGGTCTGTGCGAGGACCTCGGTCGGTGCCGCCGGGTCGTTCAGGTCTGCCTGGATCCAGCTGGCAGCCCGGCCCAGCGTCGCGGCGTGCTCACGCAGTGCCTGACCATTGCGGCCGACGAGGACGACGCGGGCTCCTGCTGCCGCGCAGTTGGCGCTGATCGCCGCGCCGAGGCCCTTGGAGCCTCCGGTGATGATGATGACCTGGTCGGTCAGCGGAGCGGCGGGAGACGAGTGGTGGGTGTGCATGCGTATGGCTGCTTCCTGTGCTTGGAACGCACGCCAGCCACCTCTCGCGAGGGTCAGTCGACGCAGAGTCAACGGGGCTGGATGCGAGGGTTTCCAGCCCCGGACCGCCCTTGCAGGACGACCGCTTCACGAAGGTGAACGCGTCGATCGTATCGCTGACGAAGTGGTCTCCAGGTGAGGCGGCCGGGTCGGATGTGGGATATTGTGGCGCTCTGACCGATTCCCATCGGTGTGGTCGACCTCGTGCATCAGCACAGGCGATCCGGGGCTGAAAACCTCCGGCGTTCCCAATCGAAGCCCGGAGGTCTTCCCATGTCGACGTCGTCGCGGACCGCGCTCAGCACATCCGCTTCTCCCCAGCGTTGGTGGGCGCTCGTCGTCCTTGCGCTCACCCAACTCGTCGTGGTGCTCGATGGCACGATCGTCACCATCGCGCTGCCGCAGGCGCAGCAGGAACTCGGCCTCACTGACCTGGAACGTCAGTGGGTCGTGACTGCCTACGCCCTGGCGTTCGGTGCCCTGTTGCTCCTGGGCGGTCGAGTCGCTGACTACTGGGGGCGCAAGCGCACCTTCTTGGTCGGCATGCTCGGCTTCGGTGCGGCCTCCGCGTTCGGCGGCCTCGCCCAGAACGGCACCGAGCTGATCGTCGCTCGCGGTCTGCAGGGTGTGTTCGCCGCGTTGCTGGCCCCGGCGGCACTGGCGCTGCTGACCGTGACGTTCCCGAGCGGCCGCGAGCGGAACACCGCCTTCGCGGTCTTCGGGGCGGTCGCAGGGGCTGGTGCCGCTGTGGGACTCGTGCTCGGAGGTGTGTTGACCGAGTTCGCCGACTGGCGGTGGTGCTTGCTCGTGAACGTGTTCTTCGTGGTCGTGGGACTCATCGGCGGGCTGCTGCTGGTGCAGGAGTCCAAGGCCGAGGGCAACAACCGCTACGACCTGGTCGGGGCTGTCACTGTCACGCTCGGACTGGGTTCGCTGGTGTACGGGTTCAGCCTCGCCGAGCACGGCTGGGGCCAGATCCAGACGGTCGGGTTCCTCGCACTCGGCGCCGGTCTGCTGGTGCTCTTCGTGGTGGTCGAGAGCCGCGTGGCGCAGCCGTTGCTGCCGCTCCGGGTCGTCACCGACCGGGTTCGAGGAGCAGCCTTCCTGGTCCAGATGATCGTCGGCAGCGTCATGATCGGGGCCATGCTCTACGTGTCGTTCCACCTGCAGATCGTGCTGGGGATGGACCCGCTGCTCGCCGGCTTGGCGACGCTGCCGATCACGCTGAGCATCATGGTCATGGTGCCGGTCGCGACGAAGCTGCTGTCAACGATCGGCCCGCGTCCCATGATGATCGGCGGACCCCTGGTCTCCGCGATCGGCCTGGCCTACCTCAGCCGCGTCACTGCCGATGGCTCGTACCTGGTGCAGGTGCTGCCGGCGTTGATCGTGCTGGGGCTCGGCATGGCGTTCGTGTTCGTCCCACTGCAGAACCTCGCGCTGACGGGTGTCGCGCCGCACGACGCCGGGGCGGCCTCGGCCACGCTGAACTCGGCGTTGCAGATCGGCGGGTCGATCGGTCTGTCGGTCTTCACCGCCCTCTACGCCGCACGCGTGGCCGACTTCGGCGCCGGCGGGTCACAACTTGACGCGTTCACCAGCGGGTACTCCGTCGCGTTCCTCGCTGCGGCGATCGGACTGGTGCTCGCATCGATCATCGCGGCCGTGTTCATCCGTGGTTCGAAGTCCGAGCTGCTGCCCCAGGTGTCCGACACCGAGGCAGCGGTGTACGTGCACTGAGCGCCGTGTCGCGACTCGAGACGGTCCACGACGTCGTCGGGCCCTGGTCGCTCGCCACCAGCAGGCGGTTCTGGGAGGGCTTCACCCCCGGCAGGCTCGCGTCCCAGACGCAGGCAGCGGGCATCCAGACCACCTTCCTGTGCGACACCGACTGGCAGCGGGTGGACGCCGTCATCACCCAAGACGGGCCGTCCGTCCGCATCGTGGTCGATGGCACCGGGGATCTGGATGCCGCGACCGACCAGGTCCGCCGGCTGCTGTCGATCGACATCGACGGACGCAGCTGGCCCGACGTCGCGATGCGCGACGGGGTCATCGCGGAGGCGCAGGCGCAGCTCCGTGGCTTCCGTCCGTGCGGCTTCTTCTCGCCCTACGAGGCCGCCGTCTGGTCGGTGCTGTCGCAACGCCTGCAAATCCGGCAGGCGGCCGCGATCAAGACACGGCTCACACAGCAGCTCGGCGACGACGGAGCCTTCCCGTCTCCTGCCGCGCTGTTCGCGGAATCACTGGTCCTGCCCGGACGCAAGGCGGAGTACCTGCACGCGATCGCCGAGGCCGCGCTCGACGGCAGACTCTCCGGCTCGTTCCTCCGATCGATGCCGTCGGCTGAGGCGTTCGTGCAGGTGCAGGGCATCCTGGGGATGGGACCGTTCTCGGCCG
This genomic window contains:
- a CDS encoding NAD(P)-binding domain-containing protein translates to MKIGVIGAGSVGAATISALVRTGGVSPDVVIVDRDEKKAAGLAEDMTYVAALSSLSSVRAGGYDQLEGASLVIVTAGVNEKNGGATDRNDPKGRLNLIPVNAKAYREMIPAATHAAPEATLLVVTDPPDPLADLARALAPTTNIVSAGTVIDSLRLRHHIALHLGVHARDVQASVVGEHGTSSVVLWSTATVGGAPVLDEFRRLGGVPKAIQNQIESDVRFGNITIIEGIGASQHGIGAVVGRLAEAIVTDENAVFPVASYQSDYDVTLALPSILGAGGVVRTILPRFTDEELAGLHHSAAVLRDARDIALGTAHS
- a CDS encoding antitoxin VbhA family protein; protein product: MLLEDTENPDAHLAQILVRPIDVEPGYELYDKTNTVLSDLNVPAVREANRIVQTLLIPASEIAKREKAVRAVIHSGYLEGFPDDMPWQSQLWMYARGEVTREQLSAYADEGRQIPRQPDHSAVGPADVSEDWWQTTRARIRRNLLNTTLTEPEVAAALQVSIEEVGELFEANRLTSFDLGGEERIPDWQLVKPVLPEFGDPSSLLPGLDVLYAAAPQPLLDAAAMTEFMTTPRRFLTIEDEPLTPLTWMLQGRPLATIVALFRGRRWRQ
- a CDS encoding alpha/beta hydrolase, whose translation is MPVSQRPIECPIQPAESSVLLGFVPNLLDDICRHGQRSGDAAQRVQHVGGRLGTTFSHSDGLALWEKAPNAKNFHVIDGAGHYEMYDEPKYVNEAVETLDVFFREHLAS
- a CDS encoding aldo/keto reductase gives rise to the protein MTGTNTPSRSDATKRPGGVGSLGGRAVARIGYGAMELARLTEDRAQGVALVRRAIELGVDHVDTAEFYGGGAVNQILHDAIRPSDGVLIASKIGADPNPAGGMVLAQQPNQITASVETQLTTLGVEQIGVMNLRRPGVNPEVPAEQRVDLDAQLAALRDLRDAGKIGAIGLSNVTFDELQHALPLGIACVQNSYSLLERRDEPMLELCRDEGVAWVPFFPLGNRHPGQPRVTDQQVVRAIAEASGWSPAQIGLAWLLHHAPNTFVISGTANPAHLEANLAVSDVVLDRASMAALDRAS
- a CDS encoding TetR/AcrR family transcriptional regulator translates to MITVARAAFTAGEVVSLERIAREANVGIGTLYRHFPTREALVVAVYSEELDAVTSSAAGLLEKSSAADALVAWARRYADLVFAKREIRDVLVVAATTEAGGVPSARERVTAVIDAILTAGRVDGTLRDDVDTSDVVALLLGAVLASAAISSPEPLHRRFVLICEAVTIHRASSATSAP
- a CDS encoding SDR family NAD(P)-dependent oxidoreductase, whose translation is MHTHHSSPAAPLTDQVIIITGGSKGLGAAISANCAAAGARVVLVGRNGQALREHAATLGRAASWIQADLNDPAAPTEVLAQTLERHGRVDGLVNNAGTAHFAPIERISASDIDATMSLDVRAPLLLSGAAAPVMRDGGSIVNVSSTLSAVGSPATALYAAAKGALDAATRALAAELGPRNIRVNGVRPGLTRTEATEIAHSDGVLFETYRATVPLGRTGTGDEVGDAVVFLLSSAAAFITGQTLAVDGGHTTSNLAVRPSADRH
- a CDS encoding MFS transporter, whose product is MVDLVHQHRRSGAENLRRSQSKPGGLPMSTSSRTALSTSASPQRWWALVVLALTQLVVVLDGTIVTIALPQAQQELGLTDLERQWVVTAYALAFGALLLLGGRVADYWGRKRTFLVGMLGFGAASAFGGLAQNGTELIVARGLQGVFAALLAPAALALLTVTFPSGRERNTAFAVFGAVAGAGAAVGLVLGGVLTEFADWRWCLLVNVFFVVVGLIGGLLLVQESKAEGNNRYDLVGAVTVTLGLGSLVYGFSLAEHGWGQIQTVGFLALGAGLLVLFVVVESRVAQPLLPLRVVTDRVRGAAFLVQMIVGSVMIGAMLYVSFHLQIVLGMDPLLAGLATLPITLSIMVMVPVATKLLSTIGPRPMMIGGPLVSAIGLAYLSRVTADGSYLVQVLPALIVLGLGMAFVFVPLQNLALTGVAPHDAGAASATLNSALQIGGSIGLSVFTALYAARVADFGAGGSQLDAFTSGYSVAFLAAAIGLVLASIIAAVFIRGSKSELLPQVSDTEAAVYVH
- a CDS encoding DNA-3-methyladenine glycosylase, with amino-acid sequence MSRLETVHDVVGPWSLATSRRFWEGFTPGRLASQTQAAGIQTTFLCDTDWQRVDAVITQDGPSVRIVVDGTGDLDAATDQVRRLLSIDIDGRSWPDVAMRDGVIAEAQAQLRGFRPCGFFSPYEAAVWSVLSQRLQIRQAAAIKTRLTQQLGDDGAFPSPAALFAESLVLPGRKAEYLHAIAEAALDGRLSGSFLRSMPSAEAFVQVQGILGMGPFSAELVVIRGANFPDVLPHHEGKLSDEITRRYGTDRSFDEITEAWKPYRSWATVHLRALRAAEGR